The following proteins are encoded in a genomic region of Triticum dicoccoides isolate Atlit2015 ecotype Zavitan chromosome 1B, WEW_v2.0, whole genome shotgun sequence:
- the LOC119344984 gene encoding uncharacterized protein LOC119344984, with protein sequence MEHAMPTMAAESEGATTDDDVHLSPTSVSSGGGGGGGGPPSVRFKILCSFGGRIMPRPSDGALKYIGGDTRVLAVPRSIRFRDLKKKVEEMFKTDVAAIKYQLLSSDDLDVLVSVTCDEDLAHMLDEYDRFEAKRSPSASPRFRVYVFVPHQVSASSVAAAVPAPVSSSRHVSYARNQPHYHHHHHLLQPERERYVTSVPGTPDGSPPYPDQPNGVASAGNSPRANIVEQAVFRGGMQRVRSSPNLGGLNAAPLPFHDHAGDSPGGLAGYMSGSPVHPGAGHMFSQASYNPYRSPQPQYSPAPVPVPHHAGVAGRYDTRGGYARGGSYMAAPLAPALRSGRPVTRSGGAPYSEMQTPKKAATIWD encoded by the exons ATGGAGCACGCGATGCCGACGATGGCCGCAGAGTCCGAGGGCGCGACCACCGACGACGACGTGCACCTTTCCCCGACCAGTGTCAGCAgcggtggcggcggaggaggaggaggccccccCAGCGTCCGCTTCAAGATACTCTGCAGCTTCGGCGGCCGCATCATGCCCCGCCCGTCCGACGGCGCGCTCAAGTACATTGGCGGCGACACCCGCGTCCTCGCCGTGCCCCGCTCCATCCGCTTCCGCG ATTTGAAGAAGAAGGTGGAGGAGATGTTCAAGACGGATGTGGCAGCCATCAAGTACCAGCTCCTCTCCTCCGACGATCTCGATGTGCTCGTGTCCGTCACCTGCGACGAGGACCTGGCCCACATGCTCGACGAGTACGACCGGTTCGAGGCGAAGCGGTCGCCGTCCGCGTCGCCCCGTTTCCGCGTCTACGTCTTCGTGCCGCATCAAGTCTCCGCCTCGTcggtcgccgccgccgtccccgccCCCGTCTCCTCTTCGCGCCACGTCAGCTACGCCCGCAACCAGCCGCActaccatcatcaccaccacctcctccagccGGAGCGGGAGCGCTACGTGACCTCGGTGCCCGGCACGCCTGACGGAAGCCCGCCGTACCCGGACCAGCCCAACGGCGTCGCCTCGGCGGGGAATTCCCCGCGCGCCAACATCGTAGAGCAGGCCGTGTTCCGCGGCGGGATGCAGCGCGTCCGGAGCTCGCCCAACCTCGGCGGCCTGAACGCGGCACCGCTGCCCTTCCATGACCACGCTGGGGACAGCCCCGGAGGCCTGGCTGGATACATGAGCGGCTCGCCGGTGCACCCGGGCGCCGGCCACATGTTCTCGCAGGCTAGCTACAACCCCTACCGCAGCCCACAGCCGCAGTACTctccagcgcccgtgcccgtgccgcACCACGCCGGCGTGGCCGGGAGGTACGACACGCGTGGCGGTTACGCGCGGGGCGGCAGCTACATGGCGGCGCCGCTGGCGCCAGCGCTCCGGTCTGGTCGGCCGGTCACCAGGAGCGGCGGGGCGCCGTACAGCGAGATGCAGACGCCGAAGAAGGCGGCGACGATATGGGACTGA